A genomic stretch from Pararhizobium sp. IMCC21322 includes:
- the ffh gene encoding signal recognition particle protein, whose protein sequence is MFDTLSDRLNGILDKLTKRGALSDSDVSAAMREVRRALLEADVALDVVRDFTARVKERAVGADVVKSVTPGQMVIKIVHDELVGMLGSEAQTIDLNAAAPVAIMMVGLQGSGKTTTSAKIAKRLFDRDKRKVLMASLDVRRPAAQEQLKILGEQIGVDTLPIVAGQMPVDIATRTMNAARLGGYDVVILDTAGRTHIDEPLMMEMADIKRTANPHEVLLVADSLTGQDAVNLATSFNDRVGITGLVLTRVDGDGRGGAALSMRAVTGKPIKLIGVGEKMDALEDFHPKRIADRILGMGDIVSLVEKAAENIDAEQAARAAEKMRKGQFDLQDLSDQLGQMQKMGGMGGLMSMMPGIGKMKKQIAASGVDDSIFKRQQAIISSMTRKERTNPKLLNANRKKRVASGSGTSVQDINKLLKMHRQMADMMKAMGKKKGGMMGALGGMMGGGGMPGGMPPGAGGMPDMDPKQLEQMAKQMGAGGSNGLPGGLPRLGGPGGLPGLPGLGKGKK, encoded by the coding sequence ATGTTCGACACACTGTCAGATCGCCTTAACGGCATATTGGACAAGCTGACCAAGCGCGGCGCGCTGAGTGACAGCGACGTATCTGCGGCCATGCGTGAAGTGCGACGCGCGCTTCTGGAGGCCGATGTTGCGCTGGATGTGGTGCGGGACTTTACCGCCCGGGTCAAAGAACGCGCGGTTGGTGCGGACGTCGTCAAATCCGTGACACCGGGTCAGATGGTCATCAAGATTGTCCATGATGAACTTGTGGGCATGCTGGGCTCCGAGGCGCAGACGATTGATCTGAATGCTGCTGCACCGGTTGCCATTATGATGGTCGGCCTGCAGGGCTCGGGTAAGACAACAACATCTGCCAAAATTGCAAAGCGGCTTTTTGACAGAGACAAGCGCAAGGTTCTGATGGCCTCGCTGGATGTGCGGCGCCCTGCAGCTCAGGAACAACTGAAAATCCTTGGTGAGCAGATTGGCGTTGATACTCTGCCAATTGTCGCAGGCCAGATGCCTGTCGATATTGCCACGCGCACCATGAATGCCGCCCGTCTTGGTGGTTATGATGTGGTCATTCTCGATACCGCTGGTCGCACCCATATTGATGAACCATTGATGATGGAGATGGCAGACATCAAGCGGACAGCCAATCCGCATGAAGTGCTGCTGGTTGCTGACAGTCTGACCGGCCAGGATGCCGTCAATCTGGCGACGTCCTTTAATGACCGTGTTGGCATTACCGGCCTTGTTCTGACCCGTGTTGATGGTGACGGTCGTGGTGGCGCTGCCCTTTCGATGCGCGCTGTTACCGGCAAACCGATCAAGCTGATTGGTGTTGGCGAGAAAATGGATGCGCTGGAGGATTTCCATCCCAAGCGCATCGCAGACCGCATTCTGGGCATGGGCGACATTGTCAGCCTGGTTGAAAAAGCTGCCGAGAACATTGATGCAGAACAGGCTGCACGCGCAGCCGAGAAAATGCGCAAAGGCCAGTTTGATCTGCAGGATTTGTCAGACCAGCTTGGCCAGATGCAGAAAATGGGCGGCATGGGCGGCCTGATGAGCATGATGCCCGGTATCGGCAAAATGAAAAAGCAGATCGCGGCATCCGGAGTCGACGACAGCATTTTCAAGCGTCAGCAGGCCATTATCTCTTCCATGACGCGTAAAGAACGCACCAATCCGAAACTGCTCAATGCCAATCGCAAGAAACGTGTCGCGTCCGGGTCCGGCACCAGCGTTCAAGACATCAACAAATTGCTCAAAATGCACCGCCAGATGGCGGATATGATGAAAGCCATGGGCAAGAAGAAGGGCGGCATGATGGGCGCTCTTGGCGGCATGATGGGCGGCGGCGGAATGCCCGGCGGTATGCCACCTGGTGCTGGCGGAATGCCGGATATGGATCCCAAACAACTTGAGCAGATGGCCAAGCAAATGGGCGCTGGCGGTTCCAATGGTCTTCCGGGTGGCCTTCCAAGGCTTGGCGGACCAGGCGGTCTTCCCGGCTTGCCGGGACTTGGCAAAGGGAAGAAATGA
- a CDS encoding sulfite exporter TauE/SafE family protein — protein sequence MFDVATLAAIGAAFLLAGVVKGIIGFALPIVSVALLTVLIGLPNAMAVLLVPALFVNTWQGAVGGHLKSTVLRIWPYLTMATMTVWLGALSLTRVELPLLSAFLGCILIIYALSNMMGLRVTITPVQDRWLGPLIGGINGLVTGMTGTTAVPGVIYLQAVGLERDALIQAMGILFTLSLLALAVVLGGNGILTGELAFLSVAACVPAFAGMVIGRRIRKSLSESNFRRVFFIALLLLGSYIVISSAPWS from the coding sequence ATGTTTGACGTTGCAACACTGGCAGCCATTGGTGCCGCATTTCTTTTGGCCGGCGTGGTCAAGGGCATCATCGGCTTTGCTTTGCCGATTGTCAGCGTTGCGCTGTTGACCGTTCTGATAGGGCTGCCAAATGCGATGGCGGTTTTGCTCGTGCCGGCGCTTTTCGTGAATACCTGGCAGGGCGCAGTAGGTGGCCATCTGAAATCCACTGTTCTGCGCATATGGCCTTATCTGACGATGGCAACAATGACTGTCTGGTTGGGTGCGCTCAGCCTGACGCGGGTTGAATTGCCGCTTTTGTCAGCTTTTCTTGGATGCATTCTGATCATTTATGCACTGAGCAATATGATGGGGCTGCGCGTTACCATAACGCCCGTGCAGGATCGCTGGCTTGGTCCTTTGATTGGCGGCATAAACGGATTGGTGACCGGTATGACCGGGACAACTGCCGTTCCCGGTGTCATCTATCTGCAGGCCGTCGGGCTGGAGCGTGATGCACTGATCCAGGCCATGGGTATCTTGTTCACACTTTCCCTCCTCGCATTGGCAGTGGTGTTAGGTGGCAATGGTATTCTAACCGGCGAGCTGGCATTTTTGTCAGTTGCGGCATGTGTGCCAGCTTTTGCTGGAATGGTCATAGGTCGGCGGATACGGAAGTCGCTCTCAGAATCCAATTTCCGCCGTGTCTTCTTCATCGCCCTGCTCTTGCTCGGTTCCTATATCGTAATCTCTTCAGCTCCCTGGAGCTAG
- a CDS encoding nucleoside hydrolase, whose amino-acid sequence MAISRQKIIIDTDPGVDDALAIHMAFADPRLDVVGLTTVFGNVHTYQATRNARHLVEMAGLAVPVAHGAERPYQQAQRDPAHFIHGAEGFGDLPAPNPQRPADPRSAAQFICDMADEHGEDLILCPIGPLTNLAHALDLDANLQNKIGGVVLMGGAVKVPGNVNAFAEANIHNDPHAAEKVFAAGWDVRIIGLDVTEQILCTSQHLEDIALGAPGIGGFLRDVSAFYVRFYLDSRSFDGCCLHDPAAVIAITDPDWFSYETAPVKVVLDGEGLGDTQIVDDASRPKVRFAVACKQEEIRDHFIATLKSTDLRLAER is encoded by the coding sequence ATGGCCATCTCCCGCCAAAAAATCATTATTGATACAGATCCCGGCGTTGATGACGCCTTGGCGATCCACATGGCATTTGCTGACCCCCGATTGGATGTGGTGGGATTAACAACTGTTTTCGGAAATGTTCATACCTATCAGGCCACACGAAACGCACGCCATCTTGTAGAAATGGCAGGCCTTGCCGTACCGGTGGCCCATGGCGCGGAAAGGCCCTATCAACAGGCACAGCGTGATCCGGCACACTTCATTCATGGTGCTGAAGGCTTTGGTGATCTGCCCGCCCCAAACCCGCAAAGACCTGCTGATCCACGCAGCGCCGCGCAATTTATCTGCGATATGGCTGACGAGCACGGGGAAGATTTGATCCTGTGCCCGATTGGTCCGCTGACAAATCTGGCTCACGCTCTGGACCTAGATGCAAACCTGCAAAACAAAATCGGCGGAGTGGTTCTTATGGGCGGAGCCGTCAAGGTGCCCGGCAACGTCAACGCCTTTGCAGAGGCCAATATTCACAATGATCCCCATGCGGCTGAAAAGGTTTTCGCCGCAGGTTGGGATGTCAGGATTATTGGGCTGGACGTGACAGAACAGATTCTGTGCACTTCACAGCATCTGGAAGACATCGCACTTGGCGCTCCCGGAATTGGCGGCTTTTTGCGGGATGTATCGGCATTTTATGTCCGCTTCTATCTGGACAGCCGTTCTTTTGATGGTTGCTGCCTGCACGACCCGGCAGCTGTGATTGCCATAACGGACCCGGACTGGTTTTCCTATGAAACCGCCCCTGTCAAAGTGGTTCTGGATGGTGAAGGGCTGGGTGATACGCAAATTGTGGATGATGCAAGCCGCCCCAAAGTCCGTTTTGCAGTCGCTTGCAAGCAGGAAGAAATTCGCGATCACTTCATCGCAACCTTGAAAAGCACCGATCTGCGCCTTGCAGAACGCTGA
- a CDS encoding MBL fold metallo-hydrolase, whose translation MFAYRVFLAFFISSALFTLPSYASPRLQLVQSERAPVSTCLAIAQNLDRMPTVTRANYTNLDQPLGHGPLIRNANSEIDTDIDRDLTLFEARITFFDHSTYIIESSQGVTAATDYFGYAQYKGQNLIPTIVTMNKAHSSHYTANPDSRIAYALPGWGDTEPAKHLIQVEDMLVRNVTTDIVRGGFREADANSIFIFEVAGLCIGHLGHLHHALTDSHFANIGRLDVVMVPIDGAMTQSLVGMAEIVKRLRSSVVLPMHARGFATPATLIAMLGDSFDNIRLPGNTIILSVNNLPQRPTVIVPARL comes from the coding sequence ATGTTTGCATATCGTGTGTTCCTAGCATTTTTCATCTCCTCTGCTCTTTTTACGCTGCCAAGCTACGCATCCCCACGCCTTCAATTGGTCCAGTCTGAAAGAGCCCCCGTCAGTACCTGTCTTGCAATTGCGCAAAATCTGGATCGGATGCCGACTGTGACGCGCGCAAACTATACCAATCTGGATCAGCCTTTGGGCCATGGGCCTTTGATCCGGAACGCAAATTCTGAAATTGATACAGATATTGATCGCGACCTCACTCTTTTTGAGGCGCGGATCACGTTTTTCGATCACTCGACCTACATCATTGAAAGCTCGCAAGGGGTAACTGCCGCCACTGATTACTTTGGCTATGCCCAATATAAGGGTCAGAATCTGATCCCGACCATTGTGACCATGAACAAGGCGCATTCGAGCCACTATACGGCAAACCCGGATAGCCGTATCGCCTATGCCCTGCCCGGCTGGGGTGACACCGAGCCCGCAAAGCACCTCATTCAGGTCGAGGATATGCTGGTGCGCAATGTCACGACCGATATTGTGCGAGGCGGTTTTCGCGAGGCTGACGCCAATTCGATCTTTATTTTTGAGGTTGCTGGCCTGTGCATCGGGCATCTGGGCCATCTGCATCACGCATTGACCGATTCCCATTTTGCCAATATTGGCCGGTTGGACGTGGTGATGGTGCCAATTGACGGTGCCATGACACAAAGCCTTGTTGGCATGGCCGAGATTGTGAAACGGCTGCGATCCAGTGTTGTGCTGCCAATGCATGCACGCGGCTTTGCAACGCCCGCTACCTTGATCGCCATGCTGGGCGACAGTTTTGACAATATTCGTCTGCCCGGAAACACCATCATCCTGTCGGTGAATAACCTTCCGCAGAGACCGACTGTTATCGTGCCAGCCAGATTGTAA
- the dapF gene encoding diaminopimelate epimerase, with translation MTDISYFKMNGAGNEIVMLDLRDHHVLVTPEAARAIAAREGSFFDQLMVLLPPKSDGTVAYVEIWNNDGSRSGACGNGTRCIAGMEFDRLGVNETVFETEAGLLQTIRKGAEISVDMGQPKFGWADIPLSTQTEDTTAIELVYEGHGVRLKNPSVANMGNPHAIFWVDNVDDYDLSQIGPELEHHSMFPEKANISFAQVISRDEIRLRVWERGAGETKACGSAACAVAVSAARTGRTGRIVRIALPGGVLSLSWRSDDHVIMTGPWELEHSGVLPSTMFAAAMPASDVA, from the coding sequence ATGACCGATATCAGCTATTTCAAAATGAACGGCGCAGGCAACGAGATTGTCATGCTCGACCTGAGGGATCACCACGTGTTGGTGACGCCTGAGGCCGCACGCGCTATTGCAGCCAGAGAAGGTTCTTTTTTTGATCAGCTGATGGTTCTGTTGCCACCAAAATCCGATGGCACGGTGGCCTATGTCGAAATCTGGAACAATGACGGGTCTCGTTCCGGCGCCTGCGGCAACGGGACGCGCTGTATTGCTGGTATGGAGTTTGACCGTCTGGGTGTGAACGAAACGGTTTTTGAAACGGAAGCCGGATTGCTGCAGACAATTCGCAAGGGCGCTGAAATCAGCGTGGATATGGGTCAGCCGAAATTCGGTTGGGCGGACATTCCCTTGTCAACGCAAACAGAAGACACGACCGCCATTGAGCTGGTTTACGAGGGCCATGGTGTCCGGCTGAAAAATCCGTCTGTTGCGAATATGGGCAATCCCCATGCAATCTTCTGGGTGGATAATGTAGACGATTATGATCTGTCTCAGATCGGGCCAGAGCTGGAGCATCACAGCATGTTCCCCGAGAAAGCCAATATCTCTTTTGCGCAAGTGATTTCGCGTGACGAAATCCGTCTTCGGGTTTGGGAGCGTGGCGCAGGTGAAACCAAAGCCTGCGGGTCTGCAGCCTGTGCTGTTGCGGTCAGCGCTGCGCGCACCGGCAGGACCGGACGCATTGTCCGCATTGCTCTGCCAGGCGGAGTTTTGAGTCTTTCATGGCGCTCAGATGATCATGTGATCATGACTGGCCCGTGGGAACTGGAACATTCCGGTGTCCTGCCATCAACCATGTTTGCCGCAGCAATGCCGGCCAGTGATGTGGCGTAG
- the mtaB gene encoding tRNA (N(6)-L-threonylcarbamoyladenosine(37)-C(2))-methylthiotransferase MtaB — protein MSKAPNIDVLTFGCRLNTVESQVMKRQAIAAGLNDAILINTCAVTSEAVRQARQAIRRAKRDNPDKTVIVSGCAAQTDPDMFANMDEVSLVLGNEEKLVAASYRMLPQFGVNDTEKTRVNDIMSVRETAAHLIEGIEGRTRAFVQVQTGCDHRCTFCIIPYGRGNSRSVPMGAVVDQVRRLTENGYREVVITGVDITSYGADLPGAPKLGALVQAVLKHVPELERLRLSSIDSIEVDPELMTAIAEEERLMPHLHLSLQSGDDMILKRMKRRHLRQDTIDFCQQVRALRPDIAFGADIIAGFPTETEEMFENSLSIVDACDLTHLHIFPFSPRPGTPAERMPQLDRSLIKQRAGRLREKGDEALQKHLKSEVGSTHQVLIEKPGLGRTEQFTQVELEGGTAGDIVPVHIKDCSHRHLFGEVV, from the coding sequence ATGAGCAAAGCGCCAAACATAGATGTGCTGACCTTTGGCTGCCGGTTGAATACGGTTGAAAGTCAGGTCATGAAGCGTCAGGCCATCGCGGCAGGTCTGAATGATGCAATTCTGATCAATACCTGCGCGGTGACATCCGAAGCGGTCCGTCAGGCACGGCAGGCGATACGGCGCGCAAAGCGGGACAATCCGGACAAGACTGTGATCGTATCAGGCTGCGCGGCGCAAACGGACCCGGACATGTTTGCCAATATGGACGAGGTTTCACTGGTTCTTGGCAATGAAGAAAAGCTGGTGGCGGCAAGCTACCGGATGCTGCCGCAATTCGGCGTCAATGACACCGAGAAGACCCGCGTCAACGACATCATGTCGGTGCGCGAGACAGCGGCTCATCTGATTGAAGGGATTGAGGGAAGAACCCGCGCCTTTGTTCAGGTTCAGACCGGCTGCGACCACCGCTGTACGTTCTGTATTATTCCCTATGGTCGTGGCAATTCACGCTCCGTGCCAATGGGCGCAGTTGTCGATCAGGTGCGGCGTTTAACGGAAAATGGCTACCGCGAAGTGGTCATTACTGGCGTTGACATTACCTCCTATGGGGCCGATTTGCCGGGCGCGCCAAAGCTGGGTGCCTTGGTGCAGGCCGTTTTGAAACATGTGCCCGAACTGGAACGGCTGCGGCTCTCTTCCATCGATTCCATTGAGGTTGACCCTGAACTGATGACAGCAATTGCTGAAGAAGAACGCCTGATGCCGCATCTGCATTTGTCGCTTCAATCCGGCGACGACATGATTTTGAAGCGCATGAAGCGTCGGCATTTGCGTCAGGATACGATTGATTTTTGCCAGCAGGTGCGTGCGTTGCGCCCTGACATTGCCTTTGGCGCTGATATCATTGCCGGGTTCCCGACAGAAACCGAAGAGATGTTTGAAAACTCTCTCTCAATTGTGGATGCGTGTGATTTGACCCATCTGCATATCTTTCCGTTTTCGCCGCGACCAGGCACGCCAGCCGAACGCATGCCTCAGCTTGATCGCAGCTTGATCAAGCAGCGGGCAGGGCGTTTGCGGGAAAAGGGTGATGAAGCGCTGCAAAAGCATCTGAAAAGTGAAGTCGGCTCAACGCATCAGGTGTTGATTGAAAAGCCCGGTCTCGGGCGAACAGAGCAGTTTACGCAAGTGGAACTGGAAGGTGGAACCGCAGGTGACATCGTTCCTGTGCACATCAAGGATTGCTCCCATCGTCATCTCTTCGGCGAGGTGGTCTAG
- the ftsY gene encoding signal recognition particle-docking protein FtsY, producing MAEGEKKGFFRRLFGSNEQQPEEPQVELPEAEDKQPEDNAPEENSQEENTPTEASEQAPPVEQTAPVEQTAPVEQILETNALAIEQYPIDFVPEPEPEPEPEPEPEPEPEPEPEPEPEPEPEPEPEPEPEPEPEATPEPKKSWFQRLTTGLSRSSTSLTTGITSIFTKRKLDDDTIEELEDILIQADLGIETAMAITESLAKGRYDKMIEAEEVKSILSAEVEKVLDPVALPLVLSASHKPQVILMVGVNGSGKTTTIGKLAAKLRAEGKTVMLAAGDTFRAAAIEQLKIWAERTGASIVTRPQGSDAAGLAFDAMQEAKEAGTDVLMIDTAGRLQNRVELMAELEKVIRVIKKHDETAPHHVLLTLDATTGQNAMNQVEVFGKTAGVTGLVMTKLDGTARGGILVAISARHKMPVHFIGVGEGVDDLESFAASDFARAIAGVTL from the coding sequence GTGGCCGAGGGCGAGAAGAAGGGTTTTTTCCGCAGGCTTTTCGGGTCAAACGAACAGCAACCTGAAGAACCGCAGGTCGAATTGCCTGAAGCTGAAGACAAGCAGCCTGAGGACAATGCGCCTGAAGAAAACAGTCAAGAAGAAAACACTCCGACAGAGGCCAGTGAGCAGGCCCCGCCCGTTGAACAGACTGCACCCGTTGAGCAGACTGCGCCCGTTGAGCAAATTTTAGAAACAAACGCCCTTGCCATCGAGCAATATCCAATCGATTTCGTTCCAGAGCCAGAGCCAGAGCCAGAGCCAGAGCCAGAGCCAGAGCCAGAGCCAGAGCCAGAGCCAGAGCCAGAGCCAGAGCCAGAGCCAGAGCCAGAGCCAGAGCCAGAGCCAGAGCCAGAGCCAGAAGCCACACCTGAACCCAAAAAAAGCTGGTTTCAGCGGCTGACAACCGGCCTGTCTCGGTCTTCAACTTCGCTGACAACCGGCATCACCTCAATCTTCACCAAGCGCAAGCTTGATGACGATACGATTGAGGAGCTGGAAGATATTCTGATTCAGGCCGATCTCGGCATCGAAACCGCTATGGCAATTACGGAAAGCCTTGCCAAAGGTCGTTATGACAAGATGATCGAAGCGGAAGAGGTTAAGTCCATTCTGTCTGCGGAAGTCGAAAAGGTGCTGGACCCTGTTGCCCTGCCTTTGGTTTTGTCGGCATCCCACAAGCCGCAAGTCATTCTCATGGTCGGGGTCAACGGATCGGGCAAAACCACAACGATTGGCAAGCTGGCTGCAAAACTGCGTGCTGAAGGTAAAACTGTCATGCTGGCTGCGGGCGATACATTCCGGGCGGCTGCCATTGAGCAATTGAAAATCTGGGCCGAGCGCACCGGTGCATCAATTGTGACAAGGCCACAAGGGTCGGACGCTGCCGGTCTGGCTTTTGATGCCATGCAGGAAGCGAAAGAAGCAGGCACAGATGTGTTGATGATTGACACAGCGGGCCGACTGCAGAACCGTGTGGAATTGATGGCGGAACTTGAAAAAGTCATTCGCGTCATCAAAAAGCACGATGAAACGGCGCCCCATCACGTGCTGTTGACGCTGGATGCAACAACCGGCCAGAACGCTATGAACCAAGTTGAAGTGTTCGGAAAAACCGCAGGTGTGACCGGTCTTGTCATGACCAAGCTGGATGGCACAGCCCGTGGTGGCATATTGGTGGCCATTTCTGCCAGACACAAGATGCCTGTACACTTTATCGGTGTCGGTGAGGGCGTCGACGATCTTGAAAGCTTTGCGGCAAGCGACTTTGCCCGCGCAATTGCCGGAGTAACCTTATGA
- a CDS encoding septation protein A, with the protein MTNLIEREPNDPKRAEINPLLKLALELGPLAIFFFANSRFGIFTATAVFMVAITIALAASWALTRKLAIMPLITGIVVLVFGGLTIYLHNDLFIKLKPTIVNCLFGTILLGGLYFGKSLLGYVFDSVFKLTDEGWRLLTFRWGVFFFVLAIINEIVWRNFSTDFWVSFKLFGFMPITLAFTLFQMPLITKHSIPEEEDRGS; encoded by the coding sequence ATGACGAACCTGATTGAACGCGAACCAAATGATCCCAAACGCGCTGAAATTAATCCTCTGCTAAAACTGGCACTGGAACTGGGACCGCTGGCCATATTTTTCTTCGCCAATAGCCGGTTTGGAATTTTCACGGCAACGGCTGTTTTCATGGTAGCCATCACCATAGCGCTGGCGGCATCGTGGGCGTTAACACGCAAACTTGCCATCATGCCCCTCATCACAGGCATTGTTGTCTTGGTTTTCGGCGGATTGACGATTTATCTGCACAATGATCTGTTCATCAAGCTGAAGCCAACCATCGTGAATTGCCTGTTTGGCACCATTTTGTTGGGTGGCTTGTACTTTGGCAAATCGTTGCTCGGCTATGTGTTTGACAGTGTTTTCAAACTGACGGACGAAGGCTGGCGCCTGCTGACTTTCCGCTGGGGTGTCTTCTTTTTCGTCCTGGCTATAATCAATGAAATTGTCTGGCGCAATTTTTCCACCGACTTCTGGGTGTCCTTCAAACTCTTCGGCTTCATGCCAATCACGCTGGCATTCACCCTGTTTCAGATGCCGTTGATTACAAAACACAGCATTCCCGAGGAAGAAGACAGGGGCAGTTAA
- a CDS encoding DUF2794 domain-containing protein, whose amino-acid sequence MTDMNDNSSATNRRYANSASSAQIHSFPTGKSASAAKANHKQVTFNRTELDAILRIYGFKVASGEWRDYAIDHLKDRAVFSIFRRSSEMPMFYVEKDPALTRKQGMYKVVAASGHIMKRGHELQQVLKVLEKPLKVVSK is encoded by the coding sequence ATGACGGATATGAATGATAACTCCAGCGCTACGAATCGCAGATATGCAAATTCAGCTTCCAGTGCTCAGATTCATTCCTTTCCAACAGGCAAGTCCGCATCCGCTGCCAAAGCAAATCACAAACAGGTTACGTTCAACCGGACCGAGTTGGATGCCATTTTACGAATTTACGGCTTTAAAGTTGCCAGCGGTGAATGGCGGGACTATGCGATTGATCATCTGAAAGACCGCGCCGTGTTTTCCATTTTCCGCCGGTCGAGCGAAATGCCGATGTTCTATGTGGAAAAGGACCCGGCACTTACCCGCAAGCAGGGCATGTACAAGGTGGTTGCTGCCAGCGGCCACATTATGAAACGCGGCCATGAATTGCAGCAGGTCCTGAAGGTTCTTGAAAAGCCGCTGAAGGTGGTTTCGAAATAG
- a CDS encoding glutathione S-transferase family protein, giving the protein MLRLYAMPGSGNSYKIQLLAALLEIEMEQIKMSALDGSTRSGTYLKKNPIGKLPLLELADGRFLPESGAILVYLADGSDFLPDDRFTRAQTLSWMFFEQYSHEPSLAARRSMAVYPERANGVTQATKQALLEKGYAALDVMEAQLQKTAFLAGNSPTIADIALYAYTHDCDKGGFSLENHPQIAVWLTRIEALPNFINMPLQ; this is encoded by the coding sequence ATGCTGCGATTATACGCCATGCCGGGATCAGGGAACTCGTATAAAATACAGTTGCTTGCTGCTCTCCTGGAAATTGAGATGGAGCAAATCAAAATGTCGGCGCTGGATGGCTCGACACGCTCCGGGACCTATTTGAAGAAAAATCCGATTGGAAAGCTGCCGCTGCTGGAGTTGGCAGATGGACGGTTCCTGCCGGAATCAGGTGCCATACTGGTCTATCTCGCAGACGGCAGTGATTTTCTGCCGGACGATCGCTTCACACGGGCCCAGACGCTGAGCTGGATGTTTTTCGAACAATACAGCCATGAACCCTCTTTGGCTGCCAGACGTTCAATGGCGGTCTATCCGGAACGGGCAAATGGCGTTACCCAGGCCACAAAACAGGCTTTGCTTGAAAAGGGCTATGCTGCTCTTGATGTGATGGAAGCCCAACTGCAGAAAACCGCCTTCCTTGCCGGCAACAGTCCGACAATCGCGGATATCGCGCTTTACGCTTATACCCATGATTGTGACAAAGGTGGCTTCTCTTTGGAGAATCATCCGCAAATAGCGGTTTGGTTAACGCGGATCGAAGCATTGCCAAACTTCATAAACATGCCGCTGCAATAG
- a CDS encoding peroxiredoxin has protein sequence MSLAINDIAPDFEAETTEGKISFHKWIGDGWAVLFSHPKDFTPVCTTELGTMAQLKPEFDKRGTKIIGLSVDPVENHHEWAKDIAEVMGSAPNYPMIGDTDLAVAKLYSMLPAETEGGSDGRTAATNATVRSVFIIGPDKRIKLMLTYPMSTGRNFNEILRVLDSMQLTAKEKLATPANWTPGDDAIILPAVSNEDAKTLFPQGWKEAKPYLRYVNVDKS, from the coding sequence ATGTCTCTTGCAATTAACGATATCGCCCCGGATTTTGAGGCGGAAACGACAGAGGGCAAGATAAGCTTTCACAAGTGGATTGGTGATGGCTGGGCAGTGCTGTTTTCTCATCCCAAGGACTTTACGCCAGTCTGCACCACTGAATTGGGAACAATGGCACAATTGAAGCCCGAATTTGACAAGCGCGGAACCAAAATCATTGGTCTGAGTGTGGATCCTGTCGAGAACCATCATGAGTGGGCCAAGGACATTGCGGAAGTCATGGGCTCTGCGCCGAATTATCCAATGATCGGCGATACTGATCTGGCTGTTGCAAAACTGTACAGCATGTTGCCCGCAGAGACGGAAGGCGGGTCCGACGGCCGCACGGCTGCAACAAATGCAACGGTCCGCTCTGTCTTCATCATTGGGCCAGACAAGCGCATCAAACTGATGCTGACCTATCCGATGAGCACAGGCCGTAATTTCAATGAAATTCTGCGGGTCCTGGACAGCATGCAGCTCACGGCGAAAGAAAAACTGGCCACACCTGCAAACTGGACGCCCGGCGATGATGCCATCATTTTGCCGGCTGTTTCCAATGAGGATGCCAAAACCCTGTTCCCGCAAGGCTGGAAAGAGGCAAAGCCCTATCTGCGCTATGTGAACGTCGACAAAAGCTGA